From Fusarium poae strain DAOMC 252244 chromosome Unknown contig_3, whole genome shotgun sequence, one genomic window encodes:
- a CDS encoding uncharacterized protein (TransMembrane:3 (n10-21c26/27o170-194i206-232o252-272i)), with translation MSKRIRASIILAVHTALAIFLFLASSKLLNDSDNQKEGIFKVELGRNIFSRGLPIPTDGIPSQVTEVVGGAGDVAKQATIAIAQATNVVQDVQSKITSAIAAGETLLHGLVPEALAVGTTTGCVEYGGGRSDCMKFPVDDDKILGIIYNLSDGASSLVTQLGHLPSLQSLFIAGLACFATSVVYSVVNTLLVILQITSNGWLLKALAYIIISISICACGLFASFMAFVIIIWSSGRGLAEVTRGSFQSGPALWVSIASLVASASQLACLVLGKCIGV, from the exons ATGTCCAAAAGAATTAGAGCTAGTATCATACTTGCGGTTCACACCGCTCTTGCCATATTTTTATTTCTAGCAAGTTCGAAACTTCTCAATGATAGCGATAACCAGAAAGAAGGCATCTTCAAAGTTGAA CTAGGTCGAAATATTTTCTCTCGAGGTCTTCCCATCCCTACAGATGGTATCCCCTCCCAGGTAACAGAAGTAGTCGGAGGGGCCGGCGACGTTGCCAAACAAGCAACTATCGCGATCGCCCAAGCTACAAATGTCGTTCAAGATGTCCAAAGTAAGATTACTAGCGCAATTGCGGCCGGGGAAACACTTTTGCATGGGCTCGTTCCAGAAGCTTTAGCAGTCGGGACCACGACCGGATGTGTGGAATATGGCGGCGGTCGATCCGACTGCATGAAGTTCCCGGTCGACGACGATAAGATCTTGGGCATCATCTATAATCTATCGGACGGAGCTAGCTCCCTTGTAACGCAATTAGGGCATCTCCCTTCGCTGCAAAGCTTGTTCATTGCTGGTCTCGCTTGCTTCGCCACATCAGTCGTCTACTCGGTCGTAAACACGCTGCTTGTGATTTTGCAAATAACAAGTAACGGATGGTTATTGAAAGCCCTTGCATACATTATCATCAGTATAAGTATATGCGCTTGTGGCTTGTTTGCCTCCTTCATGGCATTTGTTATCATCATATGGTCTTCTGGTCGCGGGTTAGCAGAAGTCACTAGAGGCTCCTTTCAATCGGGTCCAGCACTATGGGTGTCTATTGCTTCGCTAGTTGCCTCCGCTTCTCAACTGGCTTGTCTAGTGCTTGGGAAGTGTATAGGGGTCTAG